One Halarcobacter ebronensis genomic window carries:
- the clpA gene encoding ATP-dependent Clp protease ATP-binding subunit ClpA encodes MISKELRNIFAQAVNYAKKSRHEYLTIEHVFLMLIHDEVIENLLNDLGLDKNKIFNQIKKHIDENTPIFPENIQDEPIETITLTSTIENMVAHTQNSGRRNASVEDMFVAILKDEKSYATYVLKSAGVERVDILEEISHKEETEEPNDFDDFKEDDDGKDNKVLDKNSTELVALAKKGDIDPVIGRVNEIGRVIQILSRRKKNNPILVGEPGVGKTAIAEGLALEIANKRVPEFLEDAKVFSLDMGSMVAGTKYRGDFEKKLKALLKEITKIPNAILFIDEIHTIVGAGSVSGSSMDASNILKPMLANGKLKCIGATTFSEFRNDFSKDKALSRRFAKVDVDEPSLEDTVQILEGLKSKYEDYHGVKYSKAAIEVAVELSKKYINDRFLPDSAIDVIDEVGARKKIEYSTVNKNNINITQKDIEDTVAKMAHIPSKSTTKSDISLLKSLEKSMQKRVFGQDSAIATIVQSIKRNKAGLNIDKKPIGSFLFTGPTGVGKTEVAKELSNQLGIHFERFDMSEYMEAHTVSRLIGAPAGYVGFENGGLLTEAIRKHPHCVLLLDEIEKAHPDLMSILLQVMDNAELTDNSGNKADFQNVILIMTSNLGASEANVMGFAKDDSLNENKAINKFFAPEFRNRLDAMVSFVSLDISIVAKVAGKFIEDLEKQLENKKIKIAISAKAKNELAVLGYDKAMGARPLARVISDKIKNVLTDEILFGRLKKGGNVKIDFVDDEFKFTYTPLKS; translated from the coding sequence ATGATTAGTAAAGAATTAAGAAATATATTTGCGCAAGCAGTAAACTATGCAAAAAAGAGTAGACATGAATATTTAACAATTGAGCATGTTTTTTTAATGCTTATTCATGATGAAGTTATTGAAAATTTATTAAATGATTTGGGATTAGATAAAAATAAAATCTTTAATCAAATAAAAAAACATATTGATGAAAATACTCCAATTTTCCCTGAGAATATTCAAGATGAACCTATTGAGACAATTACACTTACTTCTACAATTGAGAATATGGTAGCACATACTCAAAATAGTGGTAGAAGAAATGCAAGTGTTGAAGATATGTTTGTTGCTATCTTAAAAGATGAAAAATCTTATGCAACTTATGTTCTAAAATCAGCAGGAGTTGAAAGGGTTGATATCTTAGAAGAGATTTCTCATAAAGAGGAAACAGAAGAGCCAAATGATTTTGATGACTTTAAAGAAGATGACGATGGAAAAGATAATAAGGTTTTAGATAAAAACTCAACTGAACTTGTAGCTTTAGCAAAAAAAGGTGATATTGATCCAGTTATTGGAAGAGTAAATGAGATAGGAAGAGTTATTCAAATTCTAAGCAGAAGAAAGAAAAACAATCCAATTTTAGTTGGTGAACCTGGTGTTGGTAAAACTGCTATTGCAGAAGGTTTAGCTTTAGAGATTGCAAATAAAAGAGTTCCAGAGTTTTTAGAAGATGCAAAAGTATTTTCACTAGATATGGGATCAATGGTTGCAGGAACTAAATATAGAGGGGATTTTGAGAAAAAATTAAAAGCTTTGTTAAAAGAGATTACAAAAATTCCTAATGCAATTTTATTTATTGATGAGATTCATACAATAGTTGGGGCTGGAAGTGTAAGCGGAAGTTCAATGGATGCTTCAAATATCTTAAAACCAATGCTTGCAAATGGAAAGTTAAAATGTATTGGGGCAACTACTTTTAGTGAGTTTAGAAATGATTTTTCAAAAGATAAAGCACTTAGTAGAAGATTTGCAAAAGTTGATGTTGATGAACCTTCTTTGGAAGATACTGTTCAAATATTAGAGGGTTTAAAATCTAAATATGAAGATTATCATGGGGTAAAATATAGCAAAGCAGCAATAGAAGTTGCCGTTGAACTTAGTAAAAAATATATCAATGATAGATTTTTGCCAGATAGTGCAATAGATGTTATTGATGAGGTTGGGGCAAGAAAAAAAATAGAGTATTCAACTGTAAATAAAAACAATATTAATATTACTCAAAAAGATATTGAAGATACAGTTGCAAAAATGGCACATATTCCTTCAAAATCAACAACAAAATCAGATATTTCATTGCTTAAAAGCCTTGAAAAAAGTATGCAAAAAAGAGTTTTTGGACAAGATAGTGCTATTGCAACTATAGTTCAATCAATAAAAAGAAACAAAGCTGGGCTTAATATTGATAAAAAACCAATAGGAAGTTTCCTATTTACAGGACCAACAGGTGTTGGTAAAACAGAGGTTGCAAAAGAGTTATCTAATCAATTGGGTATCCACTTTGAAAGATTTGATATGAGTGAATATATGGAAGCTCATACTGTTTCAAGACTTATTGGAGCTCCTGCAGGATATGTAGGGTTTGAAAATGGTGGGCTTTTAACTGAAGCAATTAGAAAACATCCACATTGTGTACTTTTATTGGATGAAATAGAGAAAGCTCATCCTGATTTGATGTCAATTTTACTTCAAGTTATGGATAATGCAGAATTAACTGATAATAGTGGAAATAAAGCAGATTTCCAAAATGTAATACTTATTATGACATCAAATTTAGGTGCTAGTGAAGCAAATGTAATGGGATTTGCAAAAGATGATTCTCTAAATGAGAATAAAGCAATAAACAAATTCTTTGCACCAGAGTTTAGAAATAGACTTGATGCTATGGTAAGTTTTGTATCATTAGATATCTCTATTGTTGCAAAAGTTGCAGGTAAATTTATTGAAGATTTAGAAAAACAACTTGAAAACAAAAAAATCAAAATTGCAATTAGTGCAAAAGCAAAAAATGAACTTGCAGTTTTAGGTTATGATAAAGCAATGGGAGCAAGACCTTTAGCTAGAGTAATCTCTGATAAAATTAAAAATGTTCTGACTGATGAGATACTTTTTGGAAGACTTAAAAAAGGTGGTAATGTAAAAATTGATTTTGTTGATGATGAGTTTAAATTCACTTATACTCCTTTAAAAAGTTAG
- the clpS gene encoding ATP-dependent Clp protease adapter ClpS: MANELEIELDNDLEVEEPKKFKVLLLNDDYSTMDFVIDVLTKVFRKNIDQATKIMLNIHNNGKEVCGIYTHEIATTKVAQVKSLAREKGFPLKAIMEEE; the protein is encoded by the coding sequence GTGGCAAACGAATTAGAAATTGAACTTGATAATGACCTGGAAGTAGAAGAGCCAAAGAAATTTAAAGTACTACTATTAAATGATGATTATTCAACAATGGATTTTGTAATTGACGTCTTAACAAAAGTTTTTAGAAAGAATATTGATCAAGCTACAAAAATTATGTTAAATATTCATAATAATGGGAAAGAAGTTTGTGGAATATATACCCATGAGATTGCAACAACAAAAGTGGCTCAGGTTAAGTCCTTAGCGAGAGAAAAGGGGTTCCCTTTAAAAGCAATAATGGAAGAAGAATAA
- the bioD gene encoding dethiobiotin synthase: protein MKRVFVTATNTDVGKTYACETILKYYAKKGVRVGYFKPCETGVIDSPLDGTKMLNLVKELNNDFTATINDVVPYQFKLPAAPYVAKGEQNIDFEFLKDKINYLETMCDFLVIEGAGGLMVPILEDLFMIDLIKIFEAKAILIAPSKLGCINDILLSQEALKRREIGFEWYINLFQDKESFEEVSKPFLEDYFGKLNFLHELE from the coding sequence ATGAAAAGGGTATTTGTAACTGCAACTAATACAGATGTTGGGAAAACATATGCTTGTGAAACAATTTTAAAATATTATGCAAAAAAAGGCGTAAGAGTAGGATATTTTAAGCCTTGTGAAACTGGAGTTATTGACTCTCCTTTAGATGGAACAAAGATGTTAAATCTTGTAAAAGAATTAAATAATGATTTTACTGCAACAATTAATGATGTGGTTCCTTATCAATTTAAGCTTCCAGCTGCTCCATATGTTGCTAAAGGTGAACAAAATATTGATTTTGAGTTCTTAAAAGATAAAATAAACTATTTAGAAACCATGTGTGATTTTTTAGTAATTGAGGGTGCTGGTGGTTTAATGGTACCAATTTTGGAAGATCTTTTTATGATTGATTTAATAAAAATATTTGAGGCAAAAGCAATTTTGATTGCTCCATCTAAACTAGGATGTATAAATGACATTCTTCTTTCACAAGAGGCTTTAAAAAGAAGAGAGATAGGTTTTGAGTGGTATATTAATCTTTTTCAAGATAAAGAGAGTTTTGAGGAAGTATCAAAACCCTTTTTAGAAGATTATTTTGGAAAGTTGAACTTTCTTCATGAGTTGGAGTAA
- a CDS encoding MFS transporter produces the protein MTYRELLTNYPIIRQLSLLQFIAYFGSWFSNVAIYTMVVDFGSSAFIIALVTAMHLLPAVLIGPFSGAIIDKVRVRALMLSLLLTELIMTLLFLTIDSKDDLWLLMVLIFIRMGSSSMFFSTEMTLLPKLIKGRALQKANEIHSIIWSFTYAAGMAISGVVVHSFGIKTSIIIDALFFIVAIILFFNIEFKIEIIHTKEKISSMIKDGFLYLKKNKLILHLIVLHSSVGLTSFDTLVTLLAKNEYKYVIAVPLAIGITNAVRAFALMIGPLFITNKVNKDTLTYIFIFQGLAIIIWSFLQFDFYYSLIALFLTGFATTTIWSYTYALIQEGVEEKYLGRVISYNDMIFMISNIVTTFFIGIAASIISLELITAILGFGFFVFALYYNWLKKFL, from the coding sequence TTGACATATCGTGAACTATTAACTAATTATCCAATTATTAGACAACTATCATTACTACAATTCATTGCATATTTTGGCTCTTGGTTTTCCAATGTTGCTATTTATACAATGGTTGTTGATTTTGGATCATCTGCTTTTATTATTGCCTTAGTAACAGCAATGCATCTACTACCAGCAGTTTTAATTGGTCCATTTTCTGGGGCAATTATAGATAAAGTTAGAGTAAGAGCTTTGATGCTAAGTCTACTTTTAACTGAACTTATTATGACTTTGCTTTTTTTAACCATTGATAGTAAAGATGACTTATGGTTATTAATGGTTCTAATTTTTATTAGAATGGGAAGTTCTTCTATGTTTTTCTCAACGGAGATGACACTTCTTCCTAAGTTAATAAAAGGAAGAGCCTTACAAAAAGCAAATGAGATACACTCAATTATTTGGTCTTTTACCTATGCAGCAGGTATGGCAATAAGTGGAGTTGTTGTTCACTCTTTTGGAATAAAAACTTCAATTATCATAGATGCTCTATTTTTTATTGTGGCAATAATTCTATTTTTTAATATTGAGTTTAAAATAGAAATTATTCATACAAAAGAGAAAATAAGTTCAATGATAAAAGATGGTTTTTTATATTTAAAAAAGAACAAACTTATCCTTCATCTAATAGTATTACACTCTAGTGTTGGGCTTACATCTTTTGATACATTAGTAACTCTTTTGGCAAAAAATGAGTATAAATATGTAATAGCTGTTCCTTTAGCAATAGGAATTACAAATGCAGTAAGAGCTTTTGCTTTGATGATTGGCCCACTTTTTATTACCAATAAAGTAAATAAGGATACTTTGACATATATCTTTATTTTTCAAGGTTTGGCAATTATTATTTGGAGTTTTTTACAGTTTGATTTTTATTACTCTTTAATTGCACTTTTTTTAACAGGTTTTGCAACTACAACTATTTGGTCTTATACTTATGCTCTTATACAAGAGGGTGTTGAAGAGAAATATTTAGGAAGAGTAATATCTTATAATGATATGATTTTTATGATTTCAAATATTGTTACAACTTTTTTTATTGGTATTGCTGCATCTATTATCTCTTTGGAGTTAATAACTGCCATTTTAGGTTTTGGTTTTTTTGTTTTTGCTTTATATTATAATTGGTTGAAAAAGTTTTTATAA
- a CDS encoding molybdopterin-dependent oxidoreductase produces MSLSKNSIACPLDCYDTCEALYENGLIKGNKNHRVTNGKLCINFANLQNENFLKTAYYENKEITLEESLNILVEKLKNTKPENTLFYKGAGNLGIMQSITKIFFASYGSVLTKGSLCDEIGGYGLAKGRGKLVNPPIENLINSDVIIVWGRNFSVSSPHMYNLVKDKTFITIDPIKTDIAKKSSLHLQLNPKTDHELALLLTRFAYMEDMEDEEFIKNNSNNVEDFFDLAKEKPLLSYEKTTGISLTDITKFFELIKNKKVAILIGLGVQKYYEGAQIIRTIDSFAAYIGVHNKDYGGVWYLDESAAGYEKQIVSKPKKKIPLPEVDFSQFDLVFIQGANPVVSAPNTKRIVEGLKNSFVVYFGTTLNDTAKYANLIIPASNFLTKGDVRLSYGHNLKAVSNAVIEKEEGTISEYELASFLTKEFSFENLKAEEEILNYYKNTVPNKSHKMETFKFIEELEIENLYENKEENQYYFITAKRKRNLNSQFESDDKAYFNPSSGLKEKEMVKLFTDYGEAIFEVALSEDVKENCILTYAGNKKANYLTPFKKDEVADSATLQEVLVTIDIS; encoded by the coding sequence TTGAGTTTAAGTAAAAATAGTATTGCCTGTCCACTTGATTGTTATGATACTTGTGAAGCACTATATGAAAATGGTTTAATAAAAGGGAACAAAAATCATAGAGTAACAAATGGAAAACTCTGTATAAATTTTGCAAATTTGCAAAATGAGAACTTCTTAAAAACTGCATATTATGAGAATAAAGAGATAACTTTAGAAGAGTCTTTAAATATTTTAGTTGAAAAACTTAAAAATACAAAACCTGAAAATACACTTTTTTATAAAGGTGCTGGAAACCTTGGAATAATGCAAAGTATTACAAAAATATTTTTTGCTTCATATGGTTCTGTTTTAACAAAAGGAAGTCTTTGTGATGAAATTGGAGGTTATGGTTTAGCTAAAGGAAGAGGTAAATTAGTAAACCCTCCAATAGAAAATTTGATTAATAGTGATGTAATTATTGTATGGGGAAGAAATTTTTCTGTTAGCTCTCCTCATATGTACAATTTGGTTAAAGATAAAACTTTTATCACAATTGATCCAATAAAAACAGATATTGCAAAAAAAAGCTCTTTACATCTACAACTTAATCCAAAAACTGACCATGAGTTAGCACTTCTTCTTACAAGATTTGCGTATATGGAAGATATGGAAGATGAAGAGTTTATTAAAAATAATTCTAATAATGTAGAAGATTTTTTTGATCTGGCAAAGGAAAAACCTCTTCTTTCATATGAAAAAACAACAGGAATTAGTTTAACTGATATTACAAAATTTTTTGAGTTAATAAAAAATAAAAAAGTTGCAATACTTATTGGTCTTGGAGTTCAAAAGTACTATGAAGGTGCACAAATAATAAGAACTATTGATTCCTTTGCTGCATATATTGGAGTTCATAACAAAGATTACGGTGGTGTTTGGTATTTAGATGAATCTGCTGCTGGTTATGAAAAGCAGATAGTATCAAAACCTAAAAAAAAGATTCCCCTGCCAGAAGTTGATTTCTCACAATTTGATTTGGTTTTTATTCAAGGAGCAAATCCTGTTGTAAGTGCACCAAATACTAAAAGAATCGTTGAAGGATTAAAAAATAGTTTTGTAGTCTATTTTGGTACAACTTTAAATGATACGGCAAAATATGCAAATCTGATTATTCCTGCATCAAATTTTTTGACAAAAGGTGATGTAAGACTCTCTTATGGACACAACCTAAAAGCAGTTTCAAATGCCGTTATAGAAAAAGAAGAAGGAACAATAAGTGAGTATGAACTTGCATCCTTTTTAACAAAAGAGTTCTCTTTTGAAAACTTAAAAGCTGAAGAAGAGATTTTGAATTACTATAAAAATACAGTTCCGAATAAATCTCATAAAATGGAAACTTTTAAGTTTATTGAAGAGTTAGAGATTGAGAATTTATATGAAAATAAAGAAGAGAATCAATACTATTTTATTACTGCAAAAAGAAAAAGGAATCTAAATTCACAATTTGAGAGTGATGACAAAGCCTATTTCAATCCAAGCAGTGGTTTGAAAGAGAAAGAGATGGTAAAACTTTTTACCGATTATGGGGAAGCTATATTTGAAGTGGCTTTAAGTGAAGATGTAAAAGAGAATTGCATATTAACCTATGCAGGGAACAAAAAAGCGAATTATCTAACACCTTTTAAAAAAGATGAAGTGGCAGATTCTGCAACTTTGCAAGAGGTACTTGTAACAATTGACATATCGTGA
- a CDS encoding HlyD family efflux transporter periplasmic adaptor subunit, with translation MKYLLLVFLSLNCLFANEFYAKLEPIESYEIKAAVSGKVIYANRDIEGKKANNSTIVELDSYVNKIDLEQSLNKLKAIEEMIELQNRNYQRLLKITSKSGYEKDNQKINVINQEVNKADMLINIANLKDSIKNKKLVEKNFYIYNIAVNEGDYVTAGTLLYEAKDLSKGKLEIYVPILDIDDIKNKTIYLDGEKTNLKIEKIFDVADSQHISSYKVKIVLNNPKKFSRLIKIEFK, from the coding sequence ATGAAATATTTATTGTTAGTTTTTTTATCGCTAAACTGTTTATTTGCAAATGAGTTTTATGCAAAACTAGAACCTATTGAGAGTTATGAAATAAAAGCAGCTGTTAGTGGCAAAGTAATATATGCTAATAGAGATATAGAAGGTAAAAAAGCAAATAATAGTACTATTGTTGAGCTTGATTCTTATGTCAATAAAATTGACTTAGAACAATCTTTGAATAAATTAAAAGCTATTGAAGAGATGATTGAGCTTCAAAATAGAAACTATCAAAGATTATTAAAAATCACTTCAAAATCTGGATATGAGAAGGATAACCAAAAAATAAATGTTATTAACCAAGAGGTTAATAAAGCGGATATGTTAATAAATATTGCAAATTTAAAAGATAGTATAAAAAATAAAAAATTAGTTGAGAAAAATTTTTATATCTATAATATTGCAGTAAATGAAGGTGATTATGTAACTGCTGGTACTCTTTTGTATGAAGCAAAAGATTTAAGCAAAGGAAAATTGGAGATTTATGTTCCAATTTTGGATATTGATGATATAAAAAACAAAACAATATATCTTGATGGAGAGAAAACCAATTTGAAAATAGAGAAGATTTTTGATGTTGCTGATTCTCAACACATCTCTTCATATAAAGTAAAAATAGTTTTAAATAATCCAAAAAAATTTTCAAGGTTGATAAAAATTGAGTTTAAGTAA
- a CDS encoding BatD family protein has protein sequence MNCLRVLILFFLFLSSLYAEVLLKAPDSFVKGEAYFFELEVSGESLKFPKIEKIDDFVVQEQGTSKSMQYINGNYSEKYIKRYMIVPDKSFTIPSFKFIIDDKEVYTKSKSISEKRVDKTDSTDFDLTLIPSKTSLYVGEELNIKLVFKYKKDLQITNLGFDKPHFENFWYKKLDNSNKRYEDNGFIVQELEFLLFPQKSGELSVGPLRVDVQMVNRANNTPFSFFTSLPVEKKIYSNRLNFSVKSLPSNISLIGDFNIDATVDKQKIKEGESISLKLNIDGVGNFDDIQDIKLNIPNATIYDNKPEIKTNYTNRGYEGTYTKVFSIVPSESLVIPSIKIEYFDKKEKKIITKQSKSFKIEVEKSKEQKAVLEKSKEQTTKSLKESVVIEELSIRQRVEYFIFGIITTLFIFGLYTLVKIQNSKKESKDAPLVSLIKRAKTKNEMIKVLIPFLKKDEKLDKLIFECESQKDFKILKKEILERIKEIKI, from the coding sequence ATGAACTGTCTTAGAGTTTTAATACTATTTTTTCTTTTTTTATCTTCATTGTATGCTGAAGTTCTTCTAAAAGCTCCTGATAGTTTTGTAAAGGGTGAAGCCTATTTTTTTGAATTGGAAGTTTCAGGAGAATCTCTTAAATTTCCTAAAATTGAAAAAATTGATGATTTTGTAGTTCAAGAACAAGGTACTTCAAAGTCTATGCAATATATAAATGGAAACTATTCAGAAAAATATATAAAAAGATATATGATAGTTCCAGATAAAAGTTTTACAATCCCTAGTTTTAAATTTATTATTGATGACAAAGAGGTATATACAAAAAGTAAAAGTATTTCAGAAAAAAGAGTAGATAAAACTGATTCTACAGATTTTGATTTGACTTTAATCCCTTCTAAAACTTCTTTGTATGTGGGTGAAGAGCTAAATATAAAATTGGTTTTTAAATATAAAAAAGATTTACAAATAACAAATCTTGGTTTTGACAAACCTCATTTTGAAAATTTCTGGTATAAAAAACTAGATAACTCAAATAAAAGATATGAAGATAATGGTTTTATTGTACAAGAGCTAGAGTTTTTACTTTTCCCTCAAAAAAGTGGAGAGTTGTCTGTTGGACCTTTGAGAGTTGATGTTCAAATGGTTAATAGAGCTAATAATACACCTTTCTCTTTTTTTACAAGTTTGCCAGTTGAGAAAAAAATATACTCAAATAGATTGAATTTTAGTGTAAAAAGTTTACCTTCAAATATCTCTTTAATTGGTGATTTTAATATTGATGCAACAGTAGATAAACAAAAGATAAAAGAGGGTGAATCTATATCTTTAAAGCTTAATATTGATGGTGTAGGTAATTTTGATGATATTCAAGATATAAAACTAAATATTCCAAATGCAACAATTTATGATAATAAGCCTGAGATTAAAACAAACTATACAAATAGAGGATATGAAGGAACATATACAAAAGTTTTTTCAATTGTTCCAAGTGAATCTTTGGTTATTCCAAGTATCAAAATAGAGTATTTTGATAAAAAAGAGAAAAAAATTATAACAAAACAGAGTAAATCTTTTAAAATTGAAGTTGAAAAAAGTAAAGAGCAAAAAGCAGTTTTAGAAAAGTCTAAAGAGCAAACTACCAAGAGTTTAAAAGAGAGTGTTGTAATAGAAGAACTTTCAATTAGACAAAGAGTTGAATATTTTATTTTTGGTATAATTACCACGTTATTTATTTTTGGTTTATATACTCTTGTTAAAATTCAAAATAGTAAAAAAGAGTCAAAAGATGCTCCTTTGGTAAGTTTGATTAAAAGGGCAAAAACAAAAAATGAAATGATTAAAGTTTTAATTCCTTTTTTAAAAAAGGATGAAAAACTTGATAAACTAATTTTTGAGTGTGAAAGTCAAAAAGATTTTAAAATTCTAAAAAAAGAGATTTTAGAGAGAATAAAAGAGATTAAAATTTAA
- the flhA gene encoding flagellar biosynthesis protein FlhA, with the protein MNIKRFFSKDLLVVALFVAILMIIIVPLPKGILDFFLVISLSLSLLILLISLYIQKPSDLTTFPTLILILALFRLSLNIATTRSILSEGHNGPEAVSSIISAFGEFVVGGNMVIGIIVFIILVLINFMVVTKGATRVAEVTARFTLDSMPGKQMAIDADLNAGFIDDKQAQVRRKELITEANFYGAMDGSSKFVKGDAVAGIIITMVNLIGGLLIGLFQHDMTIAQSGEIYTILTIGDGLVAQIPALILSTATAIIITRSNMDEDRFANQSISQMIKDSKSLILVGIGMILFGFVPGFPTGILVIMGLLMVFIGYTISVIEAGKENFITKLFVSKESKKVESPSDLKDFKDKKKKSAPDEKKTMENIMKMEVLELKLGVRLLQLVQGDSELLDKIKAIRKTIASELGFIIPQIRISDDSSLPANEYELYLKRIPVSKGRVEINKLLAMGGVPNADLKGLRVKEPVFQLDAIWIDSKLKEEALMKGFTVVDAPTIISTHISELIKKYAEDIITRQDIVDIIDGLKKDFPIVVEEAMKVTSYGSLLKVCRDLLHEKIPIVDMLTIIEAVADIAEFTKIPDVLLEHVRSKLYRLITEKFKDTDNTLHIITIKPDLEQQFIGKLQEQHGVSQLMLSISEINNLVTKTKAMLEKLESKGLGKIVMVVDPLLRKRVSEIYEKFGLQLAVLSHAELDSKASFSIEGTLEF; encoded by the coding sequence ATGAATATAAAAAGATTTTTTTCAAAAGACCTTTTAGTAGTTGCACTATTTGTTGCAATTTTAATGATTATCATTGTTCCTTTACCAAAAGGGATACTTGATTTTTTCCTAGTTATATCTTTGTCTTTATCTTTATTGATTTTACTTATCTCTTTATATATTCAAAAGCCTTCAGATTTGACAACTTTCCCTACATTAATACTTATTTTAGCACTATTTAGACTATCTTTAAATATTGCAACTACAAGGTCAATTTTAAGCGAAGGGCATAATGGACCAGAGGCAGTAAGTTCTATTATTTCAGCTTTTGGAGAGTTCGTTGTTGGTGGGAATATGGTAATTGGTATTATTGTATTTATTATTCTTGTTCTTATTAACTTTATGGTTGTAACAAAAGGTGCTACAAGGGTTGCAGAAGTAACAGCAAGATTTACTCTTGACTCAATGCCAGGTAAACAAATGGCAATTGATGCAGACTTAAATGCAGGATTTATTGATGATAAACAAGCCCAAGTAAGAAGAAAAGAGCTTATTACCGAAGCAAACTTTTATGGAGCAATGGATGGGTCTTCAAAGTTTGTAAAAGGTGACGCCGTTGCTGGTATCATTATTACCATGGTAAACCTTATAGGTGGTCTTTTAATCGGTCTTTTTCAACATGATATGACAATTGCACAAAGTGGAGAGATATATACAATTTTAACTATTGGTGATGGATTAGTTGCTCAAATTCCTGCGTTAATTTTATCTACTGCAACAGCAATTATAATAACCCGTTCAAATATGGATGAAGATAGATTTGCAAATCAATCAATTTCACAAATGATAAAAGATTCTAAGTCTCTTATATTAGTTGGTATTGGTATGATACTATTTGGTTTTGTACCAGGGTTTCCTACTGGAATCTTAGTTATAATGGGTTTATTGATGGTATTTATTGGATATACAATAAGCGTAATAGAGGCTGGCAAAGAGAATTTTATTACCAAACTCTTTGTTTCAAAAGAGAGTAAAAAAGTGGAATCTCCTTCTGACTTAAAAGATTTTAAAGACAAGAAAAAGAAAAGCGCTCCTGATGAAAAGAAAACTATGGAAAACATAATGAAGATGGAAGTGTTAGAGCTTAAACTTGGAGTTAGACTTTTACAACTTGTTCAAGGGGATTCTGAATTATTAGATAAAATTAAAGCAATTAGAAAAACAATTGCAAGTGAATTAGGCTTTATCATTCCTCAAATTAGAATCTCAGATGATTCTAGTTTACCTGCAAATGAGTATGAATTGTATTTAAAAAGAATACCTGTATCAAAAGGTAGAGTTGAGATTAATAAACTTTTAGCAATGGGTGGAGTACCTAATGCTGACTTAAAAGGTCTAAGAGTAAAAGAACCAGTATTTCAACTTGATGCAATTTGGATTGATTCTAAACTTAAAGAAGAAGCTTTGATGAAGGGGTTTACAGTAGTTGATGCACCAACTATTATCTCAACACACATCTCTGAACTTATTAAAAAATATGCTGAAGATATTATTACAAGACAAGATATTGTGGATATTATTGATGGGCTTAAAAAAGATTTCCCTATTGTTGTAGAAGAGGCTATGAAAGTAACTTCTTATGGTTCTTTATTAAAAGTTTGTAGAGATTTACTCCATGAAAAAATACCAATTGTTGATATGTTGACAATTATTGAAGCAGTAGCAGATATAGCAGAATTTACAAAAATACCTGATGTACTTTTAGAGCATGTAAGAAGTAAATTATATAGACTTATTACAGAAAAATTTAAAGATACAGATAATACTCTTCATATTATTACTATAAAACCTGATTTGGAACAACAATTTATAGGAAAACTTCAAGAACAACATGGAGTTTCACAACTAATGCTTTCTATTTCAGAGATAAATAATTTAGTTACTAAAACAAAAGCTATGTTAGAAAAGTTAGAGAGCAAAGGTTTGGGTAAAATTGTAATGGTCGTTGACCCTCTACTTAGAAAAAGAGTATCTGAAATTTATGAAAAATTTGGACTTCAACTAGCTGTATTATCCCATGCAGAGCTTGATTCAAAAGCTAGTTTTTCAATTGAAGGAACATTGGAGTTTTAA